One Rhododendron vialii isolate Sample 1 chromosome 2a, ASM3025357v1 genomic region harbors:
- the LOC131317416 gene encoding uncharacterized protein LOC131317416: MAPYEALYGRPCRSPVCWTELGEAKLVGPDLIKETSESMKAIRQHLLEAQKRTTEQVKVIRQRLITAQSRQKSYADRHRRPLSFEVGNHVFLKVSPRRGLSRFGHRGKLSPRYIRPFDIIEKIGEVAYRLALPPRLSNIHDVFHVSMLRKYEPDPSHILEWSKLELEADASYGEEPIRILDSREQILRGKTIPLVRVLWSTLGKEESTWEREDEIREKYPQLFPN, from the coding sequence atggcgCCATATGAAGccttgtatgggagaccgtgtcgatcaccTGTTTGTTGGACCGAGTTGGGCGAGGCTAAGTTAGTTGGGCCGGATTTGATCAAAGAAACCTCTGAGAGTATGAAAGCGATTCGTCAACACCTTTTAGAAGCACAAAAGAGAACCACCGAGCAAGTCAAAGTGATTCGTCAACGGTTGATAACCGCacaaagtaggcaaaagagttaCGCCGATCGTCATCGCCGGCCGTTATCATTTGAAGTGGGAAATCATGTGTTTCTAAAGGTGTCGCCGCGTCGGGGGCTGTCTCGTTTTGGGCATAGGGGTAAGCTTTCACCACGTTATATCAGACCATTTGACATTATCGAAAAGATCGGGGAAGTCGCGTATCGATTGGCATTACCACCCAGATTATCGAACATTCACGATGTGTTCCACGTGTCTATGTTACGAAAGTACGAGCCGGATCCGTCACACATTCTAGAGTGGTCCAAACTAGAGTTGGAAGCCGATGCATCTTATGGGGAGGagccgatacgtatcctagattcacGCGAGCAAATTTTGAGGGGTAAAACCATTCCGTTAGTGCGAGTTCTTTGGAGTACTCTTGGAAAAGAAGAATCgacatgggaaagggaagacgaaattAGAGAGAAGTACCCACAACTGTTTCCGAATTAA